A window of Dehalococcoidia bacterium genomic DNA:
GGCGATCGCCGCGCCCTTTGGCACCGGCACCGGAATGCCCTTCGAGTCTTCGACGTACTTGCGGTGCCAAAATTCATCGATGCTGTGGACGACGGGAATCTTCGCGAAGTTATAGTGCGGCGGCGGCGAAGGGATCGACCATTCCAGCGTCCGGCCGTCCCACGGATCCGGGCCGGACTCCTCGCCGTTCCGTATGCTCATGATGAAATTGATCAGGAACACCAGGATGCCCAGCGCAATCGTGAACGCGCCCAGCGTCGCGATCATGTTCCACAGGTCCCAGCCGTAATCCTCCGGATAGCTCGAGATCCGGCGCGGCATCCCCATCAGCCCCAGGATCATCATCGGCTGGAACGTCAGGTTGAAGCCGATGAACATCAGCCAGAAGTGCACCTGGCCCCACGTCTCACTCAACATCCTGCCGGTGAACTTCGGGAACCAGTAATACACGCCCGCGAACAACCCGAACAGCGCCCCGCCGAACAGCACCTGGTGGAAGTGCGCGACGATGTAATACGTATCTTGCTGCTGGTAATCCGACGGCACCATCGAGTGCGTGACGCCCGTTAATCCGCCGATCGTAAACATCGTGATGAAGCCAAGACAGAACATCACCGGCGTTTTGAAGCTGATCGATCCGCCCCACATCGTCCCCATCCAGTTGAAGATCTTTACCCCCGTCGGCACGGCGATCAGGATCGTCGATATCCCGAACGCCGAATTCGCGATCGATCCCAGTCCTACCGTGTACATGTGGTGCGCCCACACGCCCCAGCTCATGAAGCCGATCGCAACGCCCGAAAACACGACAAACGGATAGCCGAACAGCGGCTTCCGCGAGAACACCGGCAGCACCTCCGACACGATGCCGAACGCCGGCAAGATCAGGATGTACACCTCCGGGTGCCCGAACAGCCAGAACATGTGCTGCCACAGCAGCGGCGAAGCCCCCGCGGCCGGGTTGAAGAAGTTCGCATCGAAGATCCGGTCGAACGTGAGCTGGAACAACGCCACGGCGATAATCGGCATCGCGAAGATCATCAGAAACGACGTCACCAGCGCCATCCACACGAACAGCGGCATCCGCAGCAACGACATCCCCGGCGCCCGCATATTCAACGTCGTCACGATGAAGTTGAATCCGCCCGCCATCGTCGCGATGCCCAGGATCTGCAAGCCCAGCATCCAGTAGTTGATCCCGTCGCCCGGCGAGTACTGGTTCAGCGTCAGCGGCGCATAGCCGAACCAGCCGCCGTCCGGAGCGCCCAGTTCGCCTTCGAAAATGTTGCCGCCGGTGAAGAAGCTCGCATTAAGGAAGATCCCGCCGAACAGGAACGCCCAGTAGCTAAACGCGTTCAGCCGCGGAAACGCCACGTCGCGCGCGCCGATCATCAGCGGCAGCAGCAGGTTGATGAACCCCGTGCTCAGCGGCATGATCACCAGGAAGATCATCGTCGTGCCGTGCATCGTGAAGATGCGGTTATACGAATCCTGGTCCAGGAACGTACCGTTGGGCTGCGCGAGCTGAATCCGAATCAGCAGCGCCTCGATGCCGCCGACCAGGAAGAACACCAACGCCGACACGCAATACAGGATGCCGATGCGCTTGTGATCGACCGTCGTGAGCCAGCTCCAGAGCCCGCTCTCCGAATGCTCGGTCGCGCCGTGCTGGATGGTCCCTGCTGAGACTGCCATGGCTACTCTCCGTTGCTCGCGAGCGGCTCGTCGTCGGCGGCTTCTTGCCGCGCGGCGGCCTGCTGCTCAGCGACCCACGCATCAAACTCTGCCGGCGGCATCGCGATCACCGTCATCCGCATGGCGTTATGGTCTAACCCGCAGAACTCGGCACATTGCCCTGAGAACTCGCCCGCCTCGTCGGCGCGGAACCACATGTGATTGACGTGGTTCGGGATCGCGTCGATCTTTCCCGCGAGCTTCGGCACCCAGAAACTGTGGTTCACGTCCGTCGAGTGGATCTCGAACGCGACGTCCTGCCCCACCGGTATTCGCAACTCCCCGACCGCCGGCGTCAGCGGCGCGCCGCCCGCGTCGATCTCCGGGTACTCGAAGAGCCACGCCCACTGCACGCCCGTCACCTTCACCTGCAGCGCGTTCTCTGGCTCGCGGGACAGCGTACGGATCCCCTCCACGGTCGGCACGGCGATAACCGCAAGCAGGATGATCGGGATGATCGTCCAGCTCAGCTCGAGCGCCGTGTTGCCGTGGACCTGCTTCGGCAGGCCCGAGTCCCCTGGCTTCCGCCGGAACTTGATGGCGATATACACGATCCCCAGCATCACGATCAGCCCGACGACTAGCGATGGCCACATGACGAGCAGGAAGTCGTCCTTCTGCTGCTGGGCCACCGTGCCGGCAGGGTTAAAGGTGTTCTGCGGGCTGCTGAAGTACTCGCAGCCGCTGAGAAAGAGCGATGAACCGAGCACCAGTGCCAGGGAGCAGATGCGCGCGATCCCGATCCTGCCCATGATCATCGACCTCCGCGCGGCGACGCGCTGCCCTGTCGGTGCGGTCGGGTGGGCAGTGCTTCCGGGAAACAGGTGGGCGAGTCAACGGTCATCGCGAAACCGGGCACTCAGCCTCCCCTTCTCGAATCTGTTGCCGCTCCGGATTATTCCCCCGCGATCCCTCAGGGTCAAGGGTTCGTGAGAATTCCCACAAAACCCCGATCGAATCTAATAAGCCGGCCCCGCCGCTCCCGTCAGCCGGCGATCAATTGGTCCGCCGCGACCGCCACGAACAGAAGCGCCAGATAGTAGATCGACCACTTGAACACGCCCATCGCCGCTCCCGGGCGGTCGTCCGATCGCAGCAGCCACGTCGCCCGCACGAATCCCGCCCCTAGCCCGATCGCGGCAACCGCGTAGATCCAGCCGACCGCCCCCGTCGCGATCAACAGCAGCGACACCGGTACCAGCACGGCGGCGTACCAGAAGATCTGGGTCTTCGTCTCGGCCAGCGTCGCGACGACGGGCAGCATCGGCACCCGCGCCCGCGCGTAGTCGTCGCGATAGCGGATCGAGAGCGCCCAGAAGTGCGGCGGCGTCCAGAAGAACACGATCGCGAACAGCACCACCGCCGGCCATCCGATGTCTCCCGTCACCGCCGCCCATCCGACGAGCGGCGGCACCGCACCCGCCGCGCCCCCAATCACGATGTTCTGCCGCGACGTGCGCTTCAGCCATATCGTGTACACGAAGACGTAGAACACCGTCGCCGAGAGCGCCAGCACGCCCGCCAGCAGGTTCGATGTCGCCACAAGCACCACGAACGCCGCCGCCTCGAGCACCAGCGCGAAGATCAGCGCGTCCCGCGGCTCCATCTTGCCCATCGGCAGCGGCCGCCCCTGCGTCCGGTGCATGATCTCGTCGATGTCCCGGTCGAAATAGCAGTTGATCGCGTTCGCGCCGCCGGCCGCCAGCGTGCCGCCGAACACCGTCGCAAGCACCAGCCACGCCGACGGCATCCCCTGATCGGCGAGGATCATCGCCGGGATCGTCGTGATCAAC
This region includes:
- the coxB gene encoding cytochrome c oxidase subunit II, whose product is MGRIGIARICSLALVLGSSLFLSGCEYFSSPQNTFNPAGTVAQQQKDDFLLVMWPSLVVGLIVMLGIVYIAIKFRRKPGDSGLPKQVHGNTALELSWTIIPIILLAVIAVPTVEGIRTLSREPENALQVKVTGVQWAWLFEYPEIDAGGAPLTPAVGELRIPVGQDVAFEIHSTDVNHSFWVPKLAGKIDAIPNHVNHMWFRADEAGEFSGQCAEFCGLDHNAMRMTVIAMPPAEFDAWVAEQQAAARQEAADDEPLASNGE
- the ctaD gene encoding cytochrome c oxidase subunit I, whose product is MAVSAGTIQHGATEHSESGLWSWLTTVDHKRIGILYCVSALVFFLVGGIEALLIRIQLAQPNGTFLDQDSYNRIFTMHGTTMIFLVIMPLSTGFINLLLPLMIGARDVAFPRLNAFSYWAFLFGGIFLNASFFTGGNIFEGELGAPDGGWFGYAPLTLNQYSPGDGINYWMLGLQILGIATMAGGFNFIVTTLNMRAPGMSLLRMPLFVWMALVTSFLMIFAMPIIAVALFQLTFDRIFDANFFNPAAGASPLLWQHMFWLFGHPEVYILILPAFGIVSEVLPVFSRKPLFGYPFVVFSGVAIGFMSWGVWAHHMYTVGLGSIANSAFGISTILIAVPTGVKIFNWMGTMWGGSISFKTPVMFCLGFITMFTIGGLTGVTHSMVPSDYQQQDTYYIVAHFHQVLFGGALFGLFAGVYYWFPKFTGRMLSETWGQVHFWLMFIGFNLTFQPMMILGLMGMPRRISSYPEDYGWDLWNMIATLGAFTIALGILVFLINFIMSIRNGEESGPDPWDGRTLEWSIPSPPPHYNFAKIPVVHSIDEFWHRKYVEDSKGIPVPVPKGAAIATGDHGDGHEEDEGHDIHMPAPSYMPLIAAAGLPIVAIGLLYAYPLIAVGAIVGLVGLYGWVLEPVGGD
- a CDS encoding heme o synthase, producing the protein MTAAAKAPLTWRETIGAYVALTKPRIISLLLITTIPAMILADQGMPSAWLVLATVFGGTLAAGGANAINCYFDRDIDEIMHRTQGRPLPMGKMEPRDALIFALVLEAAAFVVLVATSNLLAGVLALSATVFYVFVYTIWLKRTSRQNIVIGGAAGAVPPLVGWAAVTGDIGWPAVVLFAIVFFWTPPHFWALSIRYRDDYARARVPMLPVVATLAETKTQIFWYAAVLVPVSLLLIATGAVGWIYAVAAIGLGAGFVRATWLLRSDDRPGAAMGVFKWSIYYLALLFVAVAADQLIAG